From Quercus lobata isolate SW786 chromosome 11, ValleyOak3.0 Primary Assembly, whole genome shotgun sequence:
ttgattttgtttaattaatctTCATTGTTATCTAGCCAAATTAAccattatctaaaataatattagatgtgaatatttaatttagaaaaaagaatattttgtCAGAATTTCTAATGACACCTCAAGAACTGTAATACGGATCATACAAGATATGGGATGGagtggtttttgaaaataagaggTTACTCCTTGACTGTCAGCTCAATCATGGACTTACCGAAATATAGGCAACAGTGGTAAATGAAACCATTTTGAAACGACCCATACAGGAATCTGCTACATGAGCAAGAACAACTGCTAATAAGGTCGTTACGCCATCTTGGAGATTTTACAATTGCCACAGCTTTTGGTAGATCTTCCGTCTCCCAATTACGTGTGAGATAAACTATCAAGGTGGACACCGCTGCATATTCAGCAAAGCCATGGCTCAAAACTAAACCTGAAGTTCAACAagtaaaaaaggagaaagataTAAATATCAGTtattaagggggtgtttggtgagtgtttccaaacaagaattttcagtttttaaacaacatttcacgtattttcatatatttttttacccacatgtatttccacaaaagtttttaaacaacaattttcagtttttaaacacatataccaaacGGGCTCTAATTTGTACTAATTTGTAGAAAAAAAGTTtcccaaataattttttgtttttgaattttattgaattataattttaaccctagtttttatttttaagcataaagattatctaataaattttactaatgtgtACCCTTAAGacatactccctccgtcccactttgtttgtcctttattccattttgagatgtcccaaaatattgtcctatttctaaaaataaaagttattagtttactaatgttcctTTATACCCCTaagcctcattaagaataactccttttaaaaaaagctaataaatttatttaagggtagttttgtaaacttatacatttttataaggcaaacaagacaataaatgatgttctcttaaaatgtttgacttttcaaacagaacaaacaaagtgggacggagggagtataatagtaaaccattttaggaaacttttttgaaatcataactaattttttgaatcttctaaatataataacttaaaatattCTAGCAGTTGTTGCCAAGCAAGTTTGATAAGTAGAGAAAGACAGAAATTAGTAAGTTACCACAAAGACAGAAGCAGTGTCTGGAAcggtttattttgctgaaattttttattgagaagGTATTAAAATATGTTTGTAAATATACACACAAGCTGAGTTTCTCTTCAGCATTATTTCCACTTtaattttatcttcttcttcttataaatataattgatcAGTTTGTCAAACCAAAAACGTTACTAGCTTTACTAAGAATCCCagcacttctttctttttttgggcatTATATCGGCGTATCGACTCCCACGGAAATTGATAATGATGGGTAGATGCCGTCGAGTCAAGGAATGgtttcacaaatatattttcttctccCCAAAAGCCTTCTTCATTTTAGGTAATGATTCCTGAAACTAAAGTTGGTTGggtattaattttaattttcgcGGACAAATTAACAATACTTTGTTGGCCGGGAAAAGATGCCTATAGAGAAGAGTAAATGAAATAAGACATGATGGAGAAAGAAAAGACAGGAAGTGATGGTTAGACGGCGAGAAAAAACGACGGTAGGCCCCTAAAGGGGACGCTCTCCAACGAGAGAAAATACTTAGGTCCCCAATTCATTAATTTAACACTAGTTGGAACCCCTAAAAAAAACAACCATGGTTAACCGAACCCCTTAACTCTAGTTAACCTCTCTGTCTTTTTAATTCTCTTTAATTCCCACTCCATACTCTCTTATTACTCCAAAAACACCAGTACTATCTTTCCAAGCTCCAAAACTTTCCAACATGGGACACAAAATCCTGCTCTTTCTTGCTCTCATTACAACGTTAGTAATCACCACAACCTTGGCAATGCTGATAATCGCTGATGGCGTGTTTAAAACTTTTCAGTCAATGGCTGCGAAGGGTTTGACCATCTTTACCGTCAACAAAGTTCTTCTTCCGAAAGAGTTGTTCGGAAAATCTCCATCGCCTGCGTCGGCTTTTGGGCCTGTGATGTCTCTAAGTCCAGCACCTGCTTTGGCTCCAAGTTCGGTGTCTGAAGCACCGTCTCCGGTAAAAGATATGCGTAGCACACCATCAGCTGCCTTCAATGCGTTGCACACCATCTCCGAGTTACCTTCAAACATAGATTGACATATACTATAATACccaggaaaataaaaaatgatttaaagaGAGGTGTATTTAAGTAAAACATTTTGTGggtcaatttttattattaatattattaagggagtttttagaaaattagattgaaactctaactatatatatataagctaatTAAGTTAGAGTATAAAGATAGATATTTTGGGAGGAAGACTTTTGAGTTTGTTCAAGTACAGGggcggcccaacataatttgaGGCCTAAGGTGAAAAATTTATATGAAgtctttaatatgtaaatattaattaaacaaaattatttaatactaatcaaattaaggttaatttgatacattaaatacataaataataccaactggactaatgttaatttcatatagtgaattgaatatcatagttgaattataaatattaataaaaagaaataaaaatatattgcgattgaaaaatatactttattttggatataaaacgatgcatagttaaataaagttgtaatctaatttttaattttatattttgattttaagagagagagagataaatattatttggtgtacggttttgtaggatattaatttacaaaaatcaaagtctcaaactattaggggaaattaatctATAATGaatgatttaacacatttacaacatctttttaaaatattttagggtttcaattgagttaaggttcTATTGGTCTTATACTGTGAGAGacttaatagaaatgaaaaagaaaaatgcgctaattaaaagcactataaaatatttaaaatataatgtgatattGTCTCTCATTGAcgaacttcatcaatttaactaatgaatgtttatatcacattttttgtgattaataacatgacaatttgtaagccaatagtaaaatttgtacactactaattaaaaaaaaaaaagtacaacctttaaaaaatatatataattttataaaaatttgggccATTACCTATGAAAAGTGGGGCTTTTTTTtccaaggaaattttttttttttttttttttcttggggccttaggccgaggcctaacttgcctaggccttgagccggccTTGTTCAAGTAGTGAAAGATTGACGGTACACTTAAGGTAAGACTTAagaaatctctttttttttttgtcaaatttaggCTTTATATGGaattaagatattttttttatgtgagtattTTGGCAACAGTGAGATTGTTTATATGTCCAATGAGATTTACAATATAAACGAAGAAgacatttgatttattttgtgtGAGCCCTATGTTGCATGAAGTGTAAAAGAAGGCTCTTGGGTTCGATTTTTGCACACGTATACCGAATTGGGGTTTTGGCAAATTGCAAAAGGTAATGGTGTCCCGTGTCTGTGTAGGCTCGATTTGTATTATATGGAATATATGAGCACACGTATAGAAGATTAGGTGGTGTACTTTTGACCTTATATGGCTATACATATGATGTATTTATAGGCTTTATCCCCAGGTACTGTTAGTGGTAGAAAGTGGaggaactatatatatatatatatatatatatataatgaatttgtgGATTTTTAACCATGAGATAATAGTGGGTAATTATTGGATATTTTTAACAGTCTCTCTTTTGGTTAGGTAttcatataagttttatttaaaaatattagattattgagtaaatgatatttgaaaattgttctaggtaatatctaaagattttagaggaattgttaaaaaaaagttcttttggAATAACTTTtagaggtaagtaaccttatcataattgattttattttgcgTAATTTTAACTACTAAAAATTGTTTATagttgttacaattttatttctattgtattactgatttcaagtaaagaattatcacaaatatatctgattattgaatatatgatttattttattttaattgatttaaagtaaagaatatagaaatatcacaaatatatttgaatattgaatatatgattatgtatatgtatttgaataagatatatttttgttagaaactatgattcatatatatgattatggacaatctgactatgaattgattctaatacccaaaccaatgggggttatttattggtactctgatacccagtcAATGAggattattcattggtactctgatacccaaaccaatgagGATTATTCATTatactctgatacccagccaatgagAGTTATTCATTGGAACTCTGATGCCCAGTCATGGGGATATAGCGCGACCATAGTCAtaaattgttaagaatatgaattatgtttgaatatttgaactattttgaatCCTTAGAACTACAtatttgattttggaaatgtttgagcatttgaactattttgagtcactAAAACtgcttatgtgtttttggagcctattgtaagttatagcttttgatatatgaaaaactgactattttctaaaccatttatggtatatttgtaagattaaagcatatgatctatttgcaacttattattttaagactatgaaacttttttagttatttttgaaaacccatagtatattataacttttgaagactcatattacatcttattactttacagatctattacttgatagaacttattaggattttggttacttattaAGTTTAACTCACTCCCTTTTTCCCCTTCAGTTTCAGATTGTGAAGAATAACAAATTTTGAGAGTTTTGATGTTGTGTTGTAAGCAGgaaagaagcttagtgattttgggattggatggtattctaataattttatatttattggccaattagcattatgtacatgaggtttggattttgttccttttaaattattggaaatctattcataaagaaattgttgagatattttggatttatctgatttaatttttgaggataaattttagttgttaagaaggccttgcacacttgtagAGTGCTTACTTTATAAGCATGCGACGGTTGTCACATGCTTGTCTTTATAGTTGGGTTTGGGGCATGACATATACCTACCTCTAGGCCATATTGTAAAGTAAATGCACTGTacagagatttttttttttttttttttttttgtgcgcGTGTCTGTGTGAGAATTGCAAGGAAGTCAATACTGTACGTACTAGAGGCTGTACCGGTTTGACCACTGGTatgatatatttcggataccggtgtACCATTTTAGGTTTAccgttattttatatatttttaatacatacacacacacacacacacacacacaaaatctctatttaccataaaacattacctcaaaaatttttgtttactaTAAGAGTCTAATTGAgaacagtttatttagttgaaagTGCAAAGTTTTTGCTAcagtaaaaatgaaaaatgagaaaaataaaaattgagttaaGTTTGATTTGACGTTCACATGGTGACTGACTTAGACACACAAAACAAtaaacgtaaaaaaaaaaaaaaaggataaaattattttattaacctTGTAGCAGCAGACTCAGCACATAAAATGACAAAAGACAAgtaaaaagaatttgaaaaggCAAATGAAATATAACAGTAGAAAAAGATATCCGGTATGGCAGTatggggaagaagaagaagggagcTCGACGAAATGGAATCACCATCAGCAAGGTACTCCCGACGGCAGGGAAACTAAATTAGAATGTTACTACCTTAGGAATATTAGATCTGTAAGCgaaaccttcttcttctttttttttttttcagatctGAAAGTCTTGATTGTTCTGTTCTGGACTGGATAAGTTTTTCGGCCGAAATACAGTATTTGCTCCGGTAAGGCCGAAATAACCCGATATGACTGGTATTTTAACTGGTACGAAACAAATGTGTTTCTGTACCGGTTTAGGTTCCGGTAAGAAAAATTCCGACCGTACCAACCGGTACGGTTCGAAATTGACTCCACTGGTGTGAAGGGAcgatgttttgaattttctgttATAGAGAGACTGTTTTGAGTGGTCGTGTTTCATTCCGAAATTATCGCAATTACATATAGTATATACTTATAAATTATGAGGTCCCTAGTTCCAACAtattagagcatttgcagcagtgtagctatattgctatattgttatattttagCTACATTGCTGCTAAAATGATGCTCcaacagtggagctaaatctaaaaattttagttccactGCTACAGTACAcatctaaaaatatatgtgcactgttcatgaggagcaaaaaaaaaaattattattttaatcatccGGTGGATTAAAAtaatgcctctctctctctctctctctcattcatcTCTGaacatcactctctctctcaatccgGTCTCTCACTTCCTCACTCCGGCCTCTCACTCTCGAACTCCGGCCTCTCACTCCCTCACTCCAGCAggcctctcactctctcactctgatctctcactctctcaactccgATCACCCAAGCCGCTGCTCTGTCACTTCGATCTTTCACTCTCTCAACTCCGATCACCCAAGCTGCCGATCCACCCCTTCTGTCGACCCAGCTCGCCGACGTGATCGGTGCAACGTGATCGGTGCTTGCTCgtcgtggtttttttttttttttttttttttttttttttttttttttttttttttttttttgctgtggactGCTAGTGGTGGTTGTGGTCGTGGCTGTGGttgaggaaaaagattggagatttggggttttttttttttttcctactgtGGACTGGTGCTGGTGCTGGTTATGGTTGTGGCCATGATTGAGGAAAAAGATTagagatttgggtttttctttttctttttcttttttgattccTACTGCGGACtgttggtggtgttggtggtggttgtggctgtggaaaaagattggagatttgggtttttatttttttatttattccttCTGTGgaccggtggtggtggtggtggtgttggcggtggttgtggctgtggttgtggctgcggctgatggtagaggtgtTTGTGGTTGGTTTCTTTGGGtagtggaatatattattttattgtagtgattatattattttattgtaatgtttatattattttattgtgttgaaagttaaaatagatccactgctgcagcatatATATctataggtaaaatagataaaataagttttggtgaaactaaatagctaaaattataaatccactgttgtggatgctcttaatAACAAATCTCCAACCCAGTTATCACAGCAgtcctaaaaaacaaaataacaaccgAATAATAATATAACTCAAAGAAtaacagccaaaaaaaaattaaaaattaaaataagtagAAAATTACCATTCAGGACAGGATAAACAAGGAAATAAGAGTTGCACAGCTGGTGACAAGTACTGCCATCCCTACAGAACCCTTCACGTGAGACCCCGACGTCGACGGAGTTTCCATCGGAGAAGGTGCAGGCAGCATATCTTTCACCGGAGACGGTGCTTCAGACACCGGACTTGGAGCCAAAGCAGGTGCTGGACTTAGAGACATCACAGGCCCCAGAGCTGGCGCAGGCGATGGAGATTTTCCGAACAACTCTTTCGGAACAAGAACTTTGTTGACGGTAAAGATGGTCAAAACCTTCGCAGCCATTGACTGAAAAGTTTTAAGCACGCCATTAGCGATAATCAGTGTTGCCAAGGTTGTGGTGATTATTACTGTTGTAATGAGAGCGAGAAAGAGCAGGATTTTGTGTCTGAGTATGGAGTGGGAATTAAAGAGAATTAAAACGACAGAGAGGTTAACTAGAGTTAAGGGATTCGGTTAACCATGGTTGTTTTTTAGGGGTTCCAATTAGTGTTAAATGAATTGGGGACCTAAGTATTTTCTCTCGTTGGGGACCTAAGTCAAGCAATGAATTGGGGACCTAAGTCAAGCAGAGTTTTGAAATTACCATTGTAACTCCGTTTTGATTTTCcgaaaacaataaaaacttgttttcatttttaataactctaactcaatttttgagttaataagttatggaaattgagaaTAATAATCAAATCAAATAGCTGCAACTGGTGTGGACCCCATGAAAATTAAGTGATGATCATGAGTTGTGAAATTGAGAGATGAAAAGAAGCCAAACCAAACCCATAACAAACTAAAATATCACGCGTGAAGCTTGTGTCTGGCTTTAAGTGTATCGATGTTGTTTTGCTTGACTtgactttttcttatttttcataaaacgcTGTTGTCTTTAGCCTTTAGTGCTTTTGTACAAAACACTGCCGTTTGTTATTCCTTTGATTTTCCTTTCTTGGTTTCAACACCCATACTTGGTTACAAGTTTGGGTTACCCatttaaatgaagaaaaaaaaaagtagttttttttgtttttttttttggagtaaacTTCACTAATTACTCCTGAAGTTCGAGCTAATGCCAACCAAGTCTAAAACAATTCAAAACTAACCATTTCAGTCCTCAAGTCCAAATGAACTATAACACTGCtatctcacctctctctctctctctctctctctctctctctctctctctctctctctctccttctatTTCTTTAACTTGGAACAAGAACCTTCTCAgtaaacaaacaagaaaaaaaaaaatgcttgaatGAAACCAACAATCAAAACTCATTTTCATCGAGTATTTTTGAAAATCAGTAAGTGATTGTTGGTTTCattcaagcatttttttttccttttttgtttacTGAGAAAGTTCTTGTTCCAATTCAGATCCCTCCCCATTCACATTTCACAACATGCTCCTAGAATATTTCTAGTtctagagatagagagagaaatacagATAGACAAACAGAtgctttgagagagagagagagagagagagagagagatgtcaTGGGCCACATCAGCATTTCGATGGTTAGACACAGAGTACTTGTCCCTCGGCCACTTGTTGACGCTGAGGTGGTCAAGCCTGTTCTCCTCATACCTCACTTAGAGAAGGTGGGCCCCACATAGCGGTATCGACGTCAAAAACTTGTTGTCGTGGAACATTGTGGACGATGTCT
This genomic window contains:
- the LOC115966318 gene encoding fasciclin-like arabinogalactan protein 10, translated to MAAKVLTIFTVNKVLVPKELFGKSPSPAPALGPVMSLSPAPALAPSPVSEAPSPVKDMLPAPSPMETPSTSGSHVKGSVGMAVLVTSCATLISLFILS